In one window of Plasmodium cynomolgi strain B DNA, chromosome 13, whole genome shotgun sequence DNA:
- a CDS encoding hypothetical protein (putative) produces MEEQDQTGSTSSWAPREAANQGAANQDANQDAAAHAANHAANHAATHGATPDEDILKKKGAQKEVEKSVVPLNMDWVKVMNLIYASRDVDATTLAFNAAMSAVEKKGCLKSMLELFEIMKKKNIKPDLVSYKLLLRLCANYHLGEHAEILFDEMVETDKLTPTYEIYALMISCFAKVGDGHKAVEFVEKLRSDPLVEEVNNWGGDSSGVGDSSGGGDSSGGGDRSGAGDSSGDGDGSGENRVWKDAFAEEAATEEGAKEEGNNYTNQFKEITKKIKHIEKGSSKIQFSEYTNVIFACNMSNLPEQGIKYFEELLNTGKYMPSTLLLESIFDLLAKNGKYEKSLEYYNKLKDDPNFKKYINVNILNNILKALTVHGKINIIEQVWKNEFDDLMLTPNAISYGFMLNAYSIVDDYEKAFKLFKEMHMKKLLNKKNIIPFVYTINAFKNCGIYNYAIYVLRVAKLLDVFSEDLLKLYNNAMIACVNCKKYDVVISLYAELITMQEKGAPSLEINISTLGFVLLAFKELNMREDFTNLKNLIIQKNYKLTPLCAKLVSEESDS; encoded by the coding sequence ATGGAAGAGCAAGACCAAACTGGCTCCACCTCGAGCTGGGCCCCCCGCGAAGCGGCTAACCAGGGCGCCGCTAACCAGGACGCTAACCAGGACGCTGCTGCCCACGCCGCTAACCACGCCGCTAACCACGCCGCTACCCACGGCGCTACCCCCGATGaagacattttaaaaaagaagggtgCGCAGAAAGAAGTGGAGAAAAGCGTTGTCCCGCTAAACATGGACTGGGTAAAAGTGATGAACCTGATCTACGCCAGCAGAGACGTGGACGCGACTACGCTGGCTTTCAATGCGGCCATGTCGGCAGTGGAAAAGAAGGGCTGCCTGAAAAGCATGCTGGAGCTATtcgaaataatgaaaaaaaaaaacataaaaccAGATTTGGTATCGTACAAGCTACTGCTCCGTCTATGTGCCAATTACCACCTGGGGGAACACGctgaaattttatttgacgAGATGGTCGAGACGGACAAATTAACTCCAACGTACGAAATTTACGCTCTCATGATAAGCTGCTTTGCTAAAGTGGGGGACGGGCACAAGGCCGTCGAGTTTGTGGAGAAGCTGCGCAGCGACCCCCTCGTGGAGGAAGTAAACAACTGGGGGGGGGATAGCAGCGGTGTTGGCGATAGCAGCGGTGGAGGAGATAGCAGCGGTGGAGGGGATAGAAGCGGTGCAGGAGACAGCAGCGGTGATGGCGACGGCAGCGGCGAGAACCGCGTATGGAAGGACGCCTTTGCGGAAGAGGCCGCCACAGAAGAAGGCgcaaaggaggaaggaaacAACTACACAAATCAGTTTAAAGAAATAACGAAGAAAATCAAACACATCGAAAAGGGGAGCAGCAAAATACAGTTCAGCGAATACACCAATGTGATCTTCGCATGCAACATGTCCAATTTACCTGAACaaggaataaaatattttgaggaATTATTAAACACAGGAAAGTACATGCCCTCTACCCTCCTCCTGGAAAGCATATTCGACCTgttggcaaaaaatggaaaatatgaaaagtcCCTAGAGTATTACAACAAACTGAAGGATGAtccaaattttaaaaaatatatcaatgtCAATATcctaaataatattttgaaagCATTAACTGTgcatggaaaaattaatataatcgAACAAGTgtggaaaaatgaattcgATGATTTAATGTTAACTCCAAATGCTATTTCTTATGGATTTATGTTGAACGCTTACAGCATTGTTGATGACTATGAAAAAGCATTCAAGCTATTTAAAGAAatgcatatgaaaaaattgttaaataaaaaaaatattattcccTTTGTATACACAATTaatgcttttaaaaattgtgggATATATAATTACGCCATTTATGTGTTGAGAGTAGCTAAACTGTTGGATGTTTTTTCGGAGGATTTACTGAAGCTTTACAATAACGCCATGATTGCTTGCGTGAATTGTAAAAAGTACGATGTGGTCATTTCGCTTTACGCTGAACTCATTACTATGCAAGAAAAAGGTGCGCCTTCTCTCGAAATCAACATCAGCACGCTTGGCTTCGTCCTTTTGGCCTTTAAAGAACTCAACATGCGCGAAGActttacaaatttgaaaaatttaataattcaGAAAAATTACAAGTTGACTCCGCTGTGCGCCAAGTTGGTCAGCGAGGAGTCCGACTCATGA
- a CDS encoding glycerophosphoryl diester phosphodiesterase (putative), giving the protein MGTLKGKFILFFTFLHVLKNCVSQMATIVGHRGCGTSEAGGTSPYPENSLYSFKKAVDEQIDGVELDVWLTKDKEVVVIHGTDDGLLGDTLVHDEDSKQKRIEELTAEEIQSYHFKEPWILTKGRQFYQHSSTAAGVSSVEMKKVESGHAEREGVTIHNDKNVCNCNSGHHQGGHSHGHAVKTLVKNQEENVKFATLSRGEKLRKKMEYADYNRPYINMEENEELEKMLNEGSLQNLFPEEGEQPSKEEEFINSIKCNFCKNLYTDYVMKKNYNLKEKKKLFTFLSKFYHVPLLKDLLNMYKDKLTYDIELKGTKENLGIHLLDILQNYKKYKIKFSSFNWVLQDEQMKKESEQKKNGEISLGSSPPPDNLQQIDLLKVLRNNKLNIPVAMLFSDDEVLPNFLSILSTMEYYNAEWAHFSYRSLKRSVVMNGKNRNKMVTSANDFLQMLHDNNKKIMIYWGTEDKDEYEDLLFYIKMGVDSICPNNIDIARQARLHASSG; this is encoded by the coding sequence aTGGGTACCCTCAAGGGtaagttcattttgttcttcacctttttacaCGTCCTTAAAAATTGTGTCAGCCAAATGGCCACCATAGTTGGGCATCGGGGGTGTGGCACGAGTGAAGCGGGTGGGACTTCCCCCTACCCAGAAAATTCTTTGTACTCATTTAAGAAAGCAGTAGATGAACAAATTGATGGAGTTGAATTAGATGTGTGGCTAACCAAGGACAAGGAAGTTGTAGTTATCCACGGTACGGATGATGGGCTACTTGGTGACACCTTAGTGCATGATGAAGATTCAAAACAAAAACGTATAGAAGAATTAACAGCTGAGGAAATCCAGAGCTATCATTTTAAAGAACCGTGGATCCTAACCAAGGGAAGACAATTTTATCAGCACAGTTCTACCGCAGCAGGTGTATCAAGTgtcgaaatgaaaaaggtggAATCTGGCCATGCGGAGAGAGAAGGAGTAACTATCCACAACGATAAAAACGTCTGCAATTGCAACAGCGGGCATCACCAAGGTGGTCATTCCCATGGACATGCTGTGAAGACCCTCGTGAAAAAtcaagaagaaaatgtaaaattcgCTACCCTCAGTAGAGGAGAAAaactaagaaaaaaaatggagtacgCAGATTATAATCGGCCATACATAAAtatggaagaaaatgaagagttggaaaaaatgcttaaTGAAGGTTCCCTACAGAATTTATTTCcagaggagggggagcagcCATCCAAGGAAGAAGAATTCATTAACTCCATAAAATGCAATTTCTGCAAAAATCTCTACACAGATTATGtaatgaaaaagaattacaatttgaaagaaaaaaaaaaactcttcacatttttgtcaaaGTTTTATCACGTACCACTTCTAAAAGATTTATTAAACATGTATAAGGACAAACTAACATACGACATTGAGCTGAAGggaacaaaagaaaatttgggGATCCATCTACTTGACATACTACAGAATTacaagaaatacaaaatcaAATTTAGCTCATTCAATTGGGTACTGCAAGATGAAcagatgaaaaaagaaagtgagcagaaaaaaaatggtgaaatttCTCTTGgctcttctccccctcctgaTAATCTGCAACAAATCGATTTATTAAAAGTTCTtcgaaataataaattaaacatCCCTGTTGCTATGCTATTTTCCGACGATGAAGTACTGCCAAATTTTCTCTCTATTCTATCCACTATGGAGTACTATAATGCCGAATGGGCGCATTTTTCCTATCGATCCCTCAAACGATCAGTCGTCATGAATGGAAAGAATAGGAACAAAATGGTTACTTCCGCCAATGACTTCTTACAGATGCTAcatgataataataaaaaaattatgatttaCTGGGGTACTGAGGATAAGGATGAATACGAAGACCTTTTGTTCTACATAAAGATGGGTGTCGACTCTATATGTCCTAACAATATAGACATTGCTAGGCAGGCCCGTTTGCACGCCTCCTCGGGGTGA
- a CDS encoding hypothetical protein (putative) produces MDNEWINNLLKQLSYAYCYNDLEDTNLFVHVQKKILNNFLCVELLPLFKKNLENLLLASAQNWLMVYIHQSFYLTLNVKPIKIYKNGEEEKAKLRNRRSSRDVIMDRRNSRDEDDNYSSDYKSRDSYSKYDDRESRHHRHGGKKKYYSDESYSSSDDGDVGKRTSRMRKEEKKSKKKESKWGESDNLITAEGKEAQQGNKKGSLKGTQKGGTNWDISADQSADQNADQSADQNADQNADRRGETNWDLTREQTAKHKSVKRSNKSELFDSSHTTESDEEYKSEETMKEKESGYMKNLSYDDNYSDKSEKSYISNKPDEEKKKQQILKSIKKNHNVYEVVSIICEPVNYGIRLHIMACDIYGDIIEYIYLDNVYLDIAKKEKMPVEQEKISKDINIFSNFLKKIKPDVIVIGVRDVYSYLVYSPGKYVVIAENLYIPSIVTNSLKYSADLTSKYSREALLCLSLCRFVQNPLCVVISLFEEENKNMFNICLHDLQKYVCSYKLEALFHRIIVDVVNKTGCDINFLKKKKKHLGVMLSYVAGLGLRKREELIKLLHNRNLSTREDLLTLSSNKNLIGKCIYRNCSSFIRIIGHGDEYVEALDNTRIHPLNCYDIIHDLFKNVIDTKKNNFLKGTYDIVNYIINKKKLIRNMEIKDYSRRFYDDKKIYIYPYLKFIQTELMHPYKDYRYNYEKKKEEELFYQIINEKKENLAIGSEVVCKMDYINKNNNYIKITILPYNIRGIITDSKEFLRQLKKYYIERMNLINSNLDSLNSVHKGHHHYGNSNNLKDTEYINNSVVGELIKGRITSISYNLYSRFETNFHVVVTDENIKKIKKQTFLENLKWPLNYDYLSPLVELDIHHDTNTFIQNHFRKLNDNEDFEDFDEEDEEEDEVQTDQHQSHLHQSHQSREQHQDGHMPNRSNATSRQQKIKIKNKNKYYQSKKLINHPHFKLWNYHEVHAYLKQKNVEIGESIIYPSNELNKLYLHIKTSDEPFIIAKFTVYEKNIQHGGNTGSASLHKHLQGIQHVYLINNEQFHSIDQIISLFCDKLKKNLIELYNHPKCKRRKEIEEIRQELSQESLLKPEHIVWALIPPIPIPPKKNTNENDKNAIPDFNPLRFTLMVIPPHNHHQQLYANYNSDLRPKDHIVLQDSIYVDHKSFKLWTRVDRNFKNLINWWKEKGYWNRQNERQEYMNEKKRKMEEYRRLRGGRA; encoded by the exons ATGGATAACGAATGGATCAACAACCTACTGAAGCAATTGTCTTATGCCTACTGCTACAACGATCTAGAAGACACCAACCTCTTCGtgcatgtacaaaaaaaaatcttaaaTAACTTCCTCTGTGTAGAATTATTGCccttgtttaaaaaaaacctaGAAAATTTGCTACTCGCTAGTGCACAGAACTGGCTCATGGTTTACATACACCAGTCCTTCTATCTCACCCTGAATGTTAAaccaataaaaatttacaaaaatggggaggaagaaaaggctAAACTACGAAATaggagaagcagcagagATGTAATTATGGATCGACGAAATAGCAGAGATGAGGATGATAATTATTCTTCAGATTATAAGAGCAGGGACTCCTACTCCAAGTATGACGATCGGGAAAGTAGACACCACCGCCatggagggaagaagaagtactACAGTGACGAATCGTATAGTAGCAGTGATGATGGTGATGTTGGGAAAAGGACCAGCCGCATGcggaaggaagagaaaaaaagcaaaaagaaagaaagcaAATGGGGTGAAAGTGACAACTTGATCACTGCAGAAGGGAAGGAAGCACAacagggaaacaaaaaagggagcttAAAAGGAACTCAAAAAGGAGGCACCAATTGGGATATCAGTGCCGACCAAAGTGCAGACCAAAATGCAGACCAAAGTGCCGATCAAAATGCAGACCAAAATGCAGACCGACGCGGTGAGACCAATTGGGACCTCACCAGAGAGCAAACTGCCAAGCATAAGTCGGTGAAGAGGTCGAACAAGTCGGAACTCTTCGATTCTTCACACACCACTGAAAGTGACGAGGAATACAAATCGGAAGAAAcgatgaaagaaaaagaaagtggCTATATGAAGAATCTGTCCTATGATGATAACTACTCGGACAAGTCTGAAAAAAGCTACATTTCTAACAAAccagatgaagaaaaaaaaaaacaacaaattttaaaaagtattaaaaaaaatcataacgTGTACGAAGTGGTGTCCATAATCTGTGAACCCGTTAACTATGGGATCAGGCTACACATAATGGCTTGCGACATCTACGGGGATATTATCGAGTACATCTACCTAGACAACGTATACCTAGATATtgcaaagaaggagaaaatgccAGTTGAGCAGGAGAAAATTTCCAAAGATATTAACATATTTAGCAACTTCCTGAAGAAGATAAAGCCCGATGTGATAGTCATCGGGGTTAGGGACGTGTACTCCTACCTCGTCTACTC CCCCGGCAAGTACGTGGTAATCGCCGAAAATCTGTACATCCCAAGCATAGTAACGAACAGCCTGAAGTACAGCGCAGATCTGACGAGCAAGTACTCGAGGGAAGCACTGCTCTGCCTGTCCCTGTGCCGCTTTGTGCAAAACCCACTCTGCGTAGTTATATCCCTTTtcgaggaagaaaacaaaaacatgTTTAACATCTGCCTGCAcgatttacaaaaatatgtttgcAGCTACAAACTGGAGGCACTCTTCCACAGAATCATAGTAGATGTAGTAAACAAAACCGGGTGCGACAtcaattttttgaagaaaaaaaaaaaacacttggGAGTCATGTTAAGTTACGTGGCCGGATTAGGGttacgaaaaagggaagaattGATCAAACTTTTACACAACAGAAATTTGAGCACGAGGGAGGATCTACTGACCTTATCGTCAAATAAGAATCTCATAGGGAAATGCATCTATCGAAATTGTTCATCCTTCATTAGAATTATAGGCCACGGGGATGAGTACGTAGAGGCGTTGGACAACACAAGGATCCACCCCCTCAATTGCTACGACATCATCCACGatcttttcaaaaatgtcatagatacaaaaaaaaataattttttaaaaggcacCTACGATATTGTTAATTACATTATTAACAAGAAAAAGCTTATTCGAAATATGGAAATAAAGGACTATTCTAGGAGATTCTatgatgacaaaaaaatctACATCTACCCCTACCTCAAGTTCATACAAACAGAACTAATGCACCCTTATAAGGACTACCGTTACAactatgagaaaaaaaaggaagaagaattattttaccaaataattaatgaaaagaaagaaaatctAGCCATTGGATCTGAAGTTGTATGTAAAATGGattatattaacaaaaataataattacataaagaTAACCATTTTACCATACAATATCAGAGGTATCATTACAGACTCCAAGGAATTTTTAAGACAATTGAAAAAGTATTACATTGAAAGGATGAACCTAATTAACTCCAATTTGGACAGCTTAAATTCTGTACATAAGGGACATCATCATTATGGGAATAGCAACAATTTGAAAGATACGGAATATATTAACAACTCTGTGGTGGGAGAATTAATCAAAGGGAGAATCACATCCATTAGTTACAACTTGTATAGCCGTTTCGAAACAAATTTTCATGTTGTCGTAAcggatgaaaatattaagaaGATTAAGAAACAGACCTTTTTGGAGAATTTAAAATGGCCACTTAATTATGATTACTTGTCCCCACTGGTCGAGCTGGATATACATCACGACACAAACACGTTCATACAAAATCATTTTAGAAAATTAAACGACAATGAAGACTTTGAAGATTttgatgaggaggatgaggaggaggacgaagtCCAAACGGACCAGCACCAATCGCACCTGCACCAATCGCACCAATCACGTGAGCAGCATCAGGATGGCCACATGCCAAACCGAAGCAATGCAACCAGTagacaacaaaaaataaaaattaaaaataaaaataaatactacCAAAGCAAAAAACTTATAAATCACCCACATTTCAAATTATGGAATTATCATGAAGTGCATGCATATcttaaacagaaaaatgtcGAGATTGGAGAGTCTATCATCTACCCCTCCAACGAACTGAACAAATTATACTTGCACATAAAAACATCAGATGAGCCTTTCATTATTGCCAAGTTTACTGTGTATGAGAAGAACATTCAACATGGGGGGAACACTGGTAGTGCCTCTCTACATAAACACCTCCAAGGGATTCAACATGTGTATCTTATAAATAATGAGCAGTTCCACTCCATTGATCAGATTATATCCCTCTTTTGTGacaaactaaaaaaaaacctaatCGAATTGTATAACCATCCCAAAtgtaaaagaagaaaagaaatcgAAGAAATTAGGCAAGAATTATCACAGGAGAGTTTACTAAAACCGGAACACATCGTATGGGCCCTTATCCCACCCATTCCAATCCcgcccaaaaaaaataccaacgaaaatgataaaaatgccATTCCTGACTTTAACCCTCTACGATTTACCCTCATGGTTATCCCCCCACATAATCACCACCAACAGTTGTATGCAAATTATAACAGCGACCTTCGTCCCAAGGACCACATCGTACTACAGGACTCCATCTACGTCGACCATAAATCCTTCAAACTGTGGACCAGGGTCGATCGCAACTTTAAAAACCTCATCAATTGGTGGAAGGAGAAGGGCTACTGGAATAGGCAGAACGAGCGTCAGGAGTACATGAAcgagaagaagcggaagatgGAGGAGTACCGCCGCCTCCGCGGGGGCAGAGCCTAA
- a CDS encoding hypothetical protein (putative) codes for MNFAKQDCSKERKCETAKGREREELMEVHRSEWEDRQCHLESIIKKEFYNKNGDIKGGNENVGGFISRKKFKLEEPCECYSCEHVILVVTEYVKKECVLDRYVFAYKKLLDNIDSYVHEIRSKSDIDHIMYNNFFLSKDDSCLRNTNKKCAPSGTCVAEDSQDVEMETYTISTIMTIRTNLLNALPMLKGVLKKLSHDEQSDYYVSSRVGIIERVKNKILSYAMRRGKGCQVHSDNGEERFDGFDHDRYNRYDHYDHYDRYDRHDRYDRHDRYDRHDRYDRHDRYDRHDRYDRFTNRGEQPHQMGDAWPCVQRRGTPEKARPHGGADKMHAQYSTRLRKEAPIKFYEIIITTNQNLISLRSIHLLIEMVSLFHSYLMKFVLEKKK; via the exons ATGAACTTCGCCAAgc AGGACTGTTCCAAAGAGAGAAAGTGCGAAACGGCGAAGGGGAGGGAGAGAGAAGAACTAATGGAGGTTCACAGGAGCGAGTGGGAAGATAGACAATGCCATTTGGAgagtataataaaaaaagaattttacaacaaaaatggagatatAAAAGGAGGGAACGAAAACGTTGGAGGATTCATATCGAGAAAGAAATTCAAATTAGAAGAACCTTGTGAATGCTACAGCTGTGAGCATGTCATATTGGTTGTAACAGAGTATGTGAAGAAGGAGTGTGTTTTGGATCGATATGTTTTTGCTTACAAAAAGTTGCTTGATAATATAGACTCGTATGTTCATGAAATTAGGAGCAAGTCTGACATCGAtcatattatgtataataatttttttttgtccaaagATGATTCATGTTTGAGgaacacaaataaaaaatgtgcaccaAGCGGAACGTGCGTGGCAGAGGATAGCCAAGACGTGGAAATGGAAACTTACACTATTTCTACCATCATGACGATTAGGACCAATCTTTTAAACGCCTTGCCGATGTTAAAAggggttttaaaaaaattgtcccaTGATGAGCAGAGTGATTATTATGTAAGCAGCAGGGTTGGGATTATCGAGAGAGTGAAAAATAAGATACTTAGTTATGCCATGCGGAGAGGGAAGGGCTGCCAGGTCCACTCCGACAATGGCGAGGAGCGCTTTGATGGCTTTGATCACGATCGCTATAACCGCTACGACCACTACGACCACTACGACCGCTATGACCGCCATGACCGCTACGACCGCCATGACCGCTACGACCGCCATGACCGCTACGACCGCCATGACCGCTACGACCGCCATGACCGCTACGACCGCTTCACCAACCGGGGGGAGCAACCTCATCAGATGGGCGACGCGTGGCCCTGTGTCCAAAGGAGAGGTACACCCGAGAAGGCGCGGCCACACGGAGGAGCAGACAAAATGCATGCACAGTATTCAACCCGATTGAGGAAAGAAGCAccaataaaattttacgaaataaTTATAACAACGAATCAGAATTTGATAAGTCTGAGGAGCATTCACCTGTTGATCGAAATGGTTAGCCTGTTTCACAGCTACTTAATGAAATTcgtgttggaaaaaaaaaaatga
- a CDS encoding RNA binding protein (putative): protein MNEEAIEGWIIIITNIHGEARDDYIKDVFEKYGQIKNLHLNLDRRTGFLKGYAFLEFENFVDAKRAIDGKNVLHKNACDVFQWLYRQMDGATLLNQEIHVDWAFVQEKNKN, encoded by the exons atgaacgaagaag CCATTGAAGGGTGGATTATTATCATCACGAACATCCACGGAGAAGCAAGGGACGACTACATAAAAGacgtttttgaaaaatatggacagataaaaaatttgcatttaAACTTGGACAGACGTACGGGTTTTTTAAAAGGCTATGCATTTCttgaatttgaaaattttgtggATGCGAAAAGGGCCATTGATGGTAAGAACGTTCTTCACAAGAACGCGTGCGACGTGTTCCAATGGCTTTATCGGC aaaTGGACGGCGCAACGTTACTCAATCAGGAAATTCACGTGGATTGGGCATTcgtgcaggaaaaaaataagaattga